The Corynebacterium halotolerans YIM 70093 = DSM 44683 region GCCTCGTGCGAGGAGATGTGGCTGGCCTGGCGCTACGGCGCCACCCTCGTCGCCGCGGACCGCAACGTCGTCAAGTCCGGGGATTCCCTCGGTGAGTGGATTATCCACCACCGCATCAGCGTCGTCTCCACGGTGCCCACCCTGGCCTCCTTCTGGCCGGAGGAGGCGCTCAACAACGTCCGCCTGCTGATCTTCGGCGGGGAGGCCTGCCCCCTGGATCTGGTGCTCCGCCTCCAGGCTCCGGGCCGGGAGATCTGGAACACCTACGGCCCCACCGAGACCACGGTGATCGTCACCGGCCAGCTGATGACCCCGGATCCACCGGTGCGCATCGGCCGCCCGATCCCCGGGTGGGAGGCCGTCGTCGTCGACTCCGAGGGCCAGCCCGTCAAGTGGGGCGAGTCCGGCGAGCTGATCGTCGGCGGTGTGGGCCTGGGCCGCTACCTCGACCCGCAGAAGGACGCGGAGGTCTACGCCCCGCTGCCGTCGATGGGCTGGGAGCGCGCCTACCGCACCGGTGACCTCGTCCGCGCCGAGCAGGAGGGCCTGATCTTCCAGGGTCGCGCCGACGACCAGATCAAGTTCGGCGGCCGTCGCCTCGAGCTCGGGGAGATCGACGACCACCTGACCAGGCTTCCCGACGTCCGCGTCGGCGCCGCCGCGATGCACAAGACCCCGGCCGGCTCCGACGTGCTCGTCGGCTACCTCGTCGCCGAGCCGGACGCCCGGATCGATTTCTCCATGGCCCGGGAGCTGCTGGGCAGGTCCCTGCCGGGCGGCATCGTGCCGACCCTGTGCGTCCTGCCCGAGATGCCGATGAAGACCTCGGGCAAGGTCGACCGCAAGGCCCTGCCCTGGCCGCTGCCGGCCGACAGCACCCCGGGCTCGGAGGTCGACCTCCCCGCTGAGCTGGAGTGGCTCGCCGAGCGCTGGACCGACCAGCTCGGCCCGGTGCCCCTGGCCGCCGACAGCGATTTCTTCGACCTCGGCGGCAGCTCGGTGGCCATCGCCAAGCTGGTCGTCGAGCTGCGCAAGAAGTACGCCGGCGCGGACATCGCGGAGCTCTACAACAACCGCACCCTGGAGCGCATGGCCGCCTACCTGGACACCCTCGACACCGAGGTGTCCACCCGCCGCATGCCGGCTCCCCTGCCCTGGTACACCGGCCTGTTCCAGGCCGCCACGGTGGCCGGGCTCTACGTCATCAACGGCCTGCGCTACGTCAGCGGCGCGCTGCTCGTCCTGTGGATCCTCAAGGAGGTCTTCGACGCCGGGTGGGTGCCCCAACCGCCGCTGGTACCGGTGCTCATCGCCTGGATCCTGCTGTTCTCCACGGCGGGCAAGATGCTCATGACCGCCGTCGGCGTGCGCGTGCTCACCGCGGGCCTGCGCCCCGGCACCTATCTGCGTGGCGGCACCACCCACCTGCGGGTCTGGGCGGCCGAACGCCTGGTCACCTTCCAGCGTTTCGACGCCATGCTCGGCTCGCCGCTGATGCCGACGTTCTACCGCATGCTGGGCAACAAGGTCGGCTCGCACGCCCACCTCCACAGCTTCCCCTCCGTGACCGGCCTGGTCACCATCGGTGACAACGTCGCCATCGAGGGCGAGGTCGACCTCCACGGCTACTGGATCGAGGGCGACCAGTTCCGCGTGGGCACCATCGACATCGAGGACGGGGTCCGGGTGGGAACCCGCTCGGTCATCTCCCCGAACGCCACGATCAACACCGGCGCGGAGATCCTCCCCGGCTCCCACGTCGAAGGCTCCGTGCGCGGCCACCAGCTCTGGGGCGGGTCCCCGCTGCAGCACTGGGGTGACGCCGGCCAGAACTGGCCCACCGAGGACCCCCGCACCACCCCGACGGTGCACCGCCTCGACGGCTTCACCCACCACGTCCTCCACATGCTCGGACTCGGCTGGATCACCCTGCTGCCGATCCTCGCGATCCTGCCCGGCGCGGTCCTCGTCTTCGAGAAGGTCCGCATCATCCAGATGTACGAGTACGTCTTCCCGATCCTGGCGGTCTGGATCCCGGTGTTCGTGCTCCTGACCGTGGTCACCTGGCTCTGCCTGGTCATCCTCACGGTCCGCCTGCTGTCCACGATGATCAAGCCCGGCTACTATCCGGACCGCAGCGGCACCGGCTGGGCGGTGTGGCTGACCCACGCGCTGATGGAGCGCACCCTGACCTCGACCTACTTCATCTACGCCTCCTGGTTGACCCCGGTGTTCATGCGCCTGCTGGGCGCCAAGGTCGGCAGGGACACCGAGATCTCCACCGTGGTCACCATCCCCCACCTCACGTGGATCGAGGACCGCACCTTCCTCGCCGACCACGCCCTGGCCTCCAGCGCGCGCTACCGTGCCGGCTGGGTCCACGTCGGCACCACCGTCATCGGTGAGGGCAGCTTCGTCGGCAATTCCGCCATCGTCGGCCCCGACCGCGATCTCCCACCGGAGTCGCTGGTGGCCGTGCTCTCCTCCACCCCGTACCGCGCCGAGCGCGGTTCCTCCTGGCTGGGCCGCAAGCCCGTGGCGATCCCGCGCAAGAAGGTCAACGCCGACGCAGACGCCACCTACAACCCGGGGGCGAAGCTCAAGGTCGCCCGCGCGCTCGTCGAGTTCCTGCGCCTGACCCCCGCCGTGCTCGCCGCCTGGCTGGACCTGGCGATCATCTACGTCGGGACGATGATCTACATGCAGGGCTTCCTCGCCGGGGATCCGTGGCGCGGCCTGCTCTACGTCACCCTCCTGTCCGGCCCGATCGTGCTGGCCGCCGGCATCATCGCCAGCGTCATCCCGATCATCGTCAAGTGGCTGGTCGTCGGCCGCTTCACCGCCGGCGAGCGCACCCTGTTCAGCACCTTCGTGTGGCGCAGCGAGCTGGCCGACAACTTCGTCGAGCCGCTGGCCGTCCCGAGCCTCATCCGGATGAGCCTGGGCTCGCCCATGTTCAACATGTGGGCCCGGCTGATGGGCACCAGGATCGGCCGCGACGTCTGGTGCGAGACCTGGTGGCTGCCCGAGTTCGACCTGATCACCCTCCAGGACCGGTGCACCGTCAACCGCGGCACCGTCGTCCAGACCCACCTCTTCCACGACCGGGTGATGTCCCTGGAGCGCGTCACCCTCGGCCGCGGCGCCACCCTCGGCACCAACAGCTTCCTCCTGCCGGGCTCCGCACTCGGGGACCGCTCCACCGTCGCACCGGGCTCCCTGGTGCTGCGCCAGGACGAGATCCCCGCCGACTCCGTGTGGGCGGGCAACCCGGTGCGCCGCGTCAAGGAAAACCGGCCCCGGCAGAACACCCCCGTGCCCCCGCACAACCCCAACGACTCTGAGAAAGCGGTGAGCGTCCGATGACCCTCGACCAGAACCCCCACCACCTGGTGCCAGAGGGTGACCTCCCGCCGGGCGTGCGCCCCGTTCCCGGCCGTCGCCCCGAGCGCAGCGTCTGGACCGGTATCCCTGACGAAACACCCTCGGAGGATCTCACCGTCGGCCAGCGCGCCCGCATCGTCGGCCTCGACGCCGCCCGTGGTTTCGCGCTCCTGGGCATGATCGCCGTCCACACCATCCCGCCCTACTTCGAGAACACGTTCACCCCCACCCTGTCGTGGACCCTGTTCGCCGGGCACGCGTCCGCACTGTTCGCGCTGCTGGCCGGCATCAGCCTCGCCCTGTTGACGGGCGGGCGCAACCCCCACCGCCGCGGTCGGCTGAAGCTCAGCCGCAACTCGCTGGTGGTCCGTGCGCTGCTGATCCTCTCCTTCGGACTGCTGCTGAACTACCTGCCGCTGCAGCTGTTCAACATCCTCCCCTACTACGGTCTGTTCTTCCTGCTGGCCATCCCCTTCCTCCGGATGGGCCCGCTGCGCCTGCTGCTGACCGGCGCCCTGTTCGCCGTCATCGGCCCGGTGGTCTCCTTCCTGGTGGCCGCGAACTTCACCTACGAGGTCGTCTACTTCCCGACCTTCACGACCCTCTATTTCTCCCCGGTCGAGACCGTCCTCAGCCTGCTGGTCGGCGGTACCTTCCCGGCGGTGACCTGGCTGGCCTTCGTCTGCGTCGGCATGGCGCTGGGCCGCATCGACCTGGCCCGGATCCCGGTCCAGATCCAGCTGCTGGCGTCCGGCGCCGGCCTCGCGGTCGTCTCCACCGTCGCCTCCCACTTCCTGCTCCACACCGTGGGGGGCTGGTACGCGATCGTCGACGCCGCGGAGATGGATGGCGGCGCCTCGCTGGTCGATAAGATCCTGACCTACGGCCCGGTGGACTTCCAGCCGCGGGAGACCGGCAGCTGGTGGTGGCTGGCCATCACGGGTCCGCACAACAACACGCTGTTCTCCATCGGTGTCAGCCTCGGTATCGCCCTGGCCACGCTCGGCGCGTTCCTGCTGCTGTGCCAGGTCTGGCGGGAGATGCTCACCCCGCTGATCGCCGCCGGGTCGATGACGCTGACCCTCTACACCGCCCACCAGATCTTCATCGCGGTGCTCGTCCCTGAGGAGCAGACGCAGCTGGGCCTGTGGTTCATCCTCCAGATCGGTGCCGCCGCGCTGTTCGCCACCGTCTGGCACCAGACCGTCGGCCGGGGCCCGCTGGAGTCCCCGGTGAACCGGATCTCCAAGAAGCTCGGGGCGAAGCTCACCAGCACCCCCGCTTCGTCCACTCCGTCCGCTCCGTCCGCGGAGCCGGGGCGTCGCCGACGCGGACGCAACCGGAGGAAGTAGGCACCGGCAGCCTCACCTCCCCCGGGGAAGGCCGGGACGACGCGGAGACGTGTCGTCCCGGCCTTCCGCGTCTCCGCCGCCGGGATGCCTCCGCACCTGGACGGAGCTGTGCTCACCCTGCCGCTTCTGCCGCCGACGTCACTGCCTCCGGTCGGGCGGAACCGTGAATACTTCCCCGGGTCTGGGTCAGGGGCAGGTTCGAGCCTCCCTGACGGGCGGAGATGATCTCGGCCAGCATGGACACCGCCGTCTCCTCCGGGCTGCCGGCCCCCAGATCCAGGCCGAGGGGCGCGCGCAGGCGGGCCAGTTCCCGCTCACTGAAGCCGAGCCGGCGCAGGCGCTCGTACCGCTCCCCGCTCGTTTGCCGCGACCCCATGGCGCCGATGAACTGCGCCGGCGACCGGAGGGCCTCCGCCAGCAGCGGATCGTCGAACTTCGGGTCATGCGTCATGGCGCACAGCACCGTCCGGTGGTCCACGTCCAGCTCCGACAGATACGTGTGCGGCTGGCGCACCACGATTTCGTCGGCCGCGGGGAACCGCTCGCGGGTGGTGAACGTCGGCCGGGCGTCGCAGACGGTCACGCGGTAGCCGACCGTCTTGGCCAGCCGTGCCAGGGCGGCCGCGAATGCGTTGGATCCGAAGATCACCAGGTGGTCCGGTCCGCCGAAGCTGCGGACGAAGTACTCGGTGCCCTCCCCCACCTCTGCCCCGGGGATGTCCGGCGCGGTCACGAGCCCCGATTCGCGCTGCCGCAGCATCTCCTCGACCCGCTGTTCCAGTCCCCGCCCGGCCACCGGCACCGTGCGGCACCCCACGGAATCGCCGGGGACGACCATGGTGCGCCACCCCGTGTCCGGCCCGTTCAGGGCCGTGACGGTGGCCACCGGCTTTCCTTCCTGCACATGCGCTGCGAGGGAACGGAAGAAGTCGAGGTCGTGCCCGCTCACCCGCTCGAGGTGCACGCGGATGGAACCGCCGCAGGTCAATCCGACGCCG contains the following coding sequences:
- a CDS encoding Pls/PosA family non-ribosomal peptide synthetase, which encodes MNHWDKTSDADPAADSPVKDHGERAIFGVERPSPPRTLIDILKTTIAAHPDAVAIENGRSAITYGELEHVLDEQARRLAELGVGRGSRVGIRVPSGTTYLYVAILSTIWAGAAYVPVDWDDPDTRATTVWEEAGVDVVYGRDLSLTRMKEGPAVDPSEQTPTLTDDAWIIFTSGSTGKPKGVAIQHRSAAAWVDAESRMFLLDAPLGPADRVMAGLSVAFDASCEEMWLAWRYGATLVAADRNVVKSGDSLGEWIIHHRISVVSTVPTLASFWPEEALNNVRLLIFGGEACPLDLVLRLQAPGREIWNTYGPTETTVIVTGQLMTPDPPVRIGRPIPGWEAVVVDSEGQPVKWGESGELIVGGVGLGRYLDPQKDAEVYAPLPSMGWERAYRTGDLVRAEQEGLIFQGRADDQIKFGGRRLELGEIDDHLTRLPDVRVGAAAMHKTPAGSDVLVGYLVAEPDARIDFSMARELLGRSLPGGIVPTLCVLPEMPMKTSGKVDRKALPWPLPADSTPGSEVDLPAELEWLAERWTDQLGPVPLAADSDFFDLGGSSVAIAKLVVELRKKYAGADIAELYNNRTLERMAAYLDTLDTEVSTRRMPAPLPWYTGLFQAATVAGLYVINGLRYVSGALLVLWILKEVFDAGWVPQPPLVPVLIAWILLFSTAGKMLMTAVGVRVLTAGLRPGTYLRGGTTHLRVWAAERLVTFQRFDAMLGSPLMPTFYRMLGNKVGSHAHLHSFPSVTGLVTIGDNVAIEGEVDLHGYWIEGDQFRVGTIDIEDGVRVGTRSVISPNATINTGAEILPGSHVEGSVRGHQLWGGSPLQHWGDAGQNWPTEDPRTTPTVHRLDGFTHHVLHMLGLGWITLLPILAILPGAVLVFEKVRIIQMYEYVFPILAVWIPVFVLLTVVTWLCLVILTVRLLSTMIKPGYYPDRSGTGWAVWLTHALMERTLTSTYFIYASWLTPVFMRLLGAKVGRDTEISTVVTIPHLTWIEDRTFLADHALASSARYRAGWVHVGTTVIGEGSFVGNSAIVGPDRDLPPESLVAVLSSTPYRAERGSSWLGRKPVAIPRKKVNADADATYNPGAKLKVARALVEFLRLTPAVLAAWLDLAIIYVGTMIYMQGFLAGDPWRGLLYVTLLSGPIVLAAGIIASVIPIIVKWLVVGRFTAGERTLFSTFVWRSELADNFVEPLAVPSLIRMSLGSPMFNMWARLMGTRIGRDVWCETWWLPEFDLITLQDRCTVNRGTVVQTHLFHDRVMSLERVTLGRGATLGTNSFLLPGSALGDRSTVAPGSLVLRQDEIPADSVWAGNPVRRVKENRPRQNTPVPPHNPNDSEKAVSVR
- a CDS encoding heparan-alpha-glucosaminide N-acetyltransferase domain-containing protein produces the protein MTLDQNPHHLVPEGDLPPGVRPVPGRRPERSVWTGIPDETPSEDLTVGQRARIVGLDAARGFALLGMIAVHTIPPYFENTFTPTLSWTLFAGHASALFALLAGISLALLTGGRNPHRRGRLKLSRNSLVVRALLILSFGLLLNYLPLQLFNILPYYGLFFLLAIPFLRMGPLRLLLTGALFAVIGPVVSFLVAANFTYEVVYFPTFTTLYFSPVETVLSLLVGGTFPAVTWLAFVCVGMALGRIDLARIPVQIQLLASGAGLAVVSTVASHFLLHTVGGWYAIVDAAEMDGGASLVDKILTYGPVDFQPRETGSWWWLAITGPHNNTLFSIGVSLGIALATLGAFLLLCQVWREMLTPLIAAGSMTLTLYTAHQIFIAVLVPEEQTQLGLWFILQIGAAALFATVWHQTVGRGPLESPVNRISKKLGAKLTSTPASSTPSAPSAEPGRRRRGRNRRK
- a CDS encoding XdhC family protein gives rise to the protein MTQHDDLWGPLAPVLNRTWRPGQGFVLATVVATSSSAPRPAGTQMAVLDDGTVIGSLSGGCIEADVVARAEDVAATGEPVLQDYGYSADTAFGVGLTCGGSIRVHLERVSGHDLDFFRSLAAHVQEGKPVATVTALNGPDTGWRTMVVPGDSVGCRTVPVAGRGLEQRVEEMLRQRESGLVTAPDIPGAEVGEGTEYFVRSFGGPDHLVIFGSNAFAAALARLAKTVGYRVTVCDARPTFTTRERFPAADEIVVRQPHTYLSELDVDHRTVLCAMTHDPKFDDPLLAEALRSPAQFIGAMGSRQTSGERYERLRRLGFSERELARLRAPLGLDLGAGSPEETAVSMLAEIISARQGGSNLPLTQTRGSIHGSARPEAVTSAAEAAG